In one window of Branchiostoma lanceolatum isolate klBraLanc5 chromosome 15, klBraLanc5.hap2, whole genome shotgun sequence DNA:
- the LOC136420963 gene encoding uncharacterized protein encodes MQQGLPQFGFELGEGPRLRHTRLKVAPLFDDIPRLHFAGWFLADQSTFNNKAENWNITTFKPDRAPGWNTHGSAAFRLFDCAVTRVCLANGTCLDDVDDDPIVINQSITGSDGTVAAKMVDLDPDQQFQSQLWGLVVGVNGSFQGDFVPRSFNGGRTTACDQCIADRHDSAYYISRLINVNWFKEEQRLKNSTFLKDVMALRCKTGFQLYVKLNMRLMNVNQSSPNFPFGRVFGTIFAAVADTPVPQGPYKRMLWGNNNSYGKLFDAPFYVDEQRKKVVVDFANSVDTDPHGNVINIPGRLFLIQCNHTQCSNCEVLGSARLNIGEISSFSKSWLHQTAGVIEFSLTDGVAEDVLSTPLAVMEIINETTCKVLLQERLDGVFVSSVDEPVFRKEPGENWSVTLRAFQFGKPIAGALLEPDLLNNDTAVPVDAVAASPASTDANGTAQINFVSQDPGEPRADQQLDGQVYIYGLNVTVTPGMDPFPVGDLMISVHLYSDYKLSGKPTWYKDIYPIFQQYANLYPVMKPIVDLASYEDVTKEPNHRMLKYALELPIEDPNYMPVTRDLSPKKRDMILFWLDDNDNNEGRPPLGRVNINNLNDIKTALQTAIQLELATIPPYLSALFSIKEGCNEEVAALIQGIVVEEMQHLALVANLLNAVGGTPVVNTQNVVPSYPSSLPGGANPDLTVTLGRCSLDQIQNVFQKIETPECSLSTSPVTELFRHRKFNSDGVFDDEGLKKLKDKCKESRSQYNPQTIGAIYIHQILCPMLILELHTNKMGATIFVGNRSKQLTRKQWYGSASDVPFAVTGITTAIKAIAYIVMEGEGSDPCNPFDQYGELSHYFKFAEIAHGRRLVRTDNNACPSPMTLKSETTTDHPSSQKISSDKCYRTTQPSMFDDHVRFRPCKEDAKCSTSFHFVGPIIPFYQNHVWPTVSNPRSDMYPPDTKARRYSDIFTKVYSDLLICLNEAFNGHTDRMGRCMGMMKSLKVWANKLVRTPIDPNGDPNIGPNAAPTFEFSEPSM; translated from the exons atgcagcagggtcttccccagttcggttttgaactgggagagggaccccgcctccgccacaccaggctcaagGTCGCTCCACTCTTTGATG ATATCCCTCGTCTGCACTTTGCCGGTTGGTTTCTCGCCGACCAGTCAACGTTTAACAACAAAGCAGAAAATTGGAACATCACGACATTTAAGCCTGACAGGGCTCCTGGATGGAACACCCACGGCAGTGCTGCCTTCAGGCTGTTTGATTGTGCCGTTACACGAGTCTGCCTTGCAAACGGAACGTGTTTGGATGATGTGGATGATGATCCAATTGTTATTAACCAGTCAATCACAG GATCTGACGGTACTGTAGCAGCCAAGATGGTTGACCTCGATCCAGACCAGCAATTTCAGTCTCAGCTTTGGGGACTTGTTGTCGGAGTCAACGGATCATTCCAAGGGGACTTCGTGCCCAGGTCCTTTAACGGAGGTCGTACAACAGCATGTGATCAGTGCATAGCGGACAGACATGACTCCGCTTACTACATTTCAAGGCTCATAAACGTTAACTGGTTCAAAGAAGAACAGCGCCTGAAAAACTCCACCTTTCTCAAGGACGTGATGGCCTTGCGTTGTAAGACAGGATTTCAACTGTATGTAAAACTTAACATGCGCTTAATGAACGTAAACCAGTCCTCTCCAAACTTTCCGTTCGGAAGAGTATTCGGTACCATATTTGCTGCGGTAGCAGATACCCCTGTTCCGCAAGGCCCGTACAAGAGGATGCTTTGGGGCAACAACAACAGTTACGGTAAACTCTTTGATGCACCTTTTTACGTTGATGAACAGAGAAAGAAAGTTGTGGTGGATTTTGCTAACAGCGTGGACACCGACCCCCATGGAAACGTCATCAATATACCTGGACGCCTCTTTCTGATCCAGTGCAATCACACCCAATGCAGTAACTGCGAGGTGCTGGGGTCAGCCAGGTTGAACATAGGAGAAATCAGCTCCTTCTCGAAAAGCTGGTTACATCAAACCGCGGGTGTGATTGAGTTTTCACTGACAGACGGGGTGGCGGAAGACGTTCTTTCTACACCTTTGGCAgtcatggagataatcaacGAGACCACTTGCAAAGTCCTGCTGCAAGAGAGACTTGATGGGGTGTTTGTTAGTTCGGTTGACGAACCCGTATTTCGGAAAGAGCCGGGAGAAAACTGGTCGGTGACACTTCGTGCATTTCAGTTTGGCAAACCAATTGCGGGAGCTCTTCTTGAACCAGACCTTCTTAATAATGATACAGCAGTTCCAGTGGATGCTGTAGCTGCCTCCCCGGCATCGACAGATGCTAATGGCACTGCTCAAATCAACTTTGTCTCTCAAGACCCCGGAGAACCGAGGGCCGATCAGCAACTGGATGGACAGGTTTACATTTACGGTCTGAATGTCACGGTAACACCAGGTATGGATCCTTTCCCTGTCGGGGACTTGATGATCTCGGTTCATCTTTACTCTGATTATAAGCTTTCGGGAAAGCCTACTTGGTACAAAGACATCTACCCTATCTTCCAACAATATGCCAACCTCTATCCAGTCATGAAGCCCATAGTCGACCTCGCAAGCTATGAAGATGTTACAAAAGAGCCAAACCATCGAATGCTGAAGTACGCGTTGGAGCTACCGATCGAAGATCCGAACTATATGCCTGTGACGCGGGATCTGTCGCCGAAGAAGAGAGACATGATCCTATTCTGGCTCGATGACAACGATAACAACGAAGGTCGACCACCCCTGGGGAGAGTCAACATCAATAACTTAAACGACATAAAAACTGCCTTACAGACGGCCATACAATTGGAGCTGGCAACCATTCCTCCCTATCTCAGTGCACTTTTCTCCATAAAGGAAGGATGCAATGAGGAGGTCGCTGCATTGATCCAGGGAATTGTAGTGGAAGAGATGCAGCATCTGGCGCTTGTGGCAAACCTCCTGAACGCAGTTGGCGGAACCCCCGTGGTTAACACGCAGAATGTCGTACCCTCCTATCCGTCTTCGCTTCCAGGTGGAGCAAACCCCGACCTGACAGTCACCCTGGGAAGATGTTCTCTTGACCAGATCCAAAACGTGTTTCAAAAAATCGAAACGCCGGAGTGTAGCCTGTCAACTAGTCCAGTGACGGAACTGTTTCGTCACAGAAAATTCAACTCCGACGGTGTCTTTGATGACGAGGGCTTGAAAAAATTGAAGGACAAATGCAAAGAATCCCGCTCGCAATACAATCCTCAGACCATTGGTGCGATTTACATCCATCAAATCTTGTGCCCCATGCTGATACTGGAACTCCACACCAACAAAATGGGTGCTACCATATTCGTTGGAAATCGCAGTAAGCAACTTACAAGGAAGCAGTGGTATGGCAGTGCTAGCGATGTACCCTTTGCAGTAACGGGTATCACAACTGCAATCAAGGCCATAGCGTACATAGTGATGGAAGGTGAGGGAAGTGACCCTTGCAATCCCTTTGACCAGTACGGTGAACTGTCCCATTATTTCAAGTTTGCGGAAATTGCACACGGAAGGAGGCTGGTGAGAACGGACAACAACGCATGCCCAAGCCCCATGACTCTGAAATCGGAGACTACCACCGATCATCCAAGTAGTCAGAAGATATCTAGTGACAAATGTTATCGCACAACCCAACCGTCCATGTTCGACGACCACGTTAGGTTTCGTCCCTGTAAAGAAGACGCTAAGTGCAGCACAAGCTTTCACTTTGTAGGTCCGATAATACCGTTTTATCAGAATCACGTATGGCCCACCGTTTCCAATCCGAGAAGCGACATGTACCCACCTGATACCAAGGCCCGAAGATACTCCGACATCTTCACTAAAGTGTACTCAGATCTACTGATATGCCTCAATGAGGCGTTCAACGGACACACTGATCGAATGGGGCGTTGCATGGGCATGATGAAGTCACTGAAAGTATGGGCCAACAAGCTTGTGCGAACGCCGATCGATCCCAACGGAGATCCGAACATTGGTCCAAATGCAGCACCAACCTTCGAGTTTTCTGAACCTAGCATGTAA